The Actinopolyspora erythraea genome has a segment encoding these proteins:
- the allB gene encoding allantoinase AllB → MVEPASSSAPEFDVVFRARRLIGPSGEVSGSVGVREGRIAAVEALDAPMRGASTVELAEDEVLLPGMVDSHVHVNDPGRSEWEGFPTATRAAAEGGITTIVDMPLNCLPPTIDAESLEVKRKVAENNVHVDVGFWGGAVHGNLDELRGLHESGVYGFKCFLLHSGVDEFPPLDSAELERALRIVAELDATMIVHAEDSEAIEHAPSAHGENYRDFLASRPRGAENMAIAQVLELARRTGARVHILHLSSSDALPMIASARADGVRVTVETCPHYLSFVSEEIPDGATQFKCCPPVREAANRELLWRGLADGTIDCVVSDHSPCTPELKRLDIGDFGVAWGGVSSLQLGLSAVWSQARLRGFELSDVVSWMSSGPARVSGLRDKGALAVGSDADLCVFAPDDAYVVDADKLHHRNAVSAYHGRALAGAVRSTWLRGRPIAGPEADTTPAGKLLNRGEA, encoded by the coding sequence GTGGTCGAACCCGCCAGCTCCTCCGCCCCGGAATTCGACGTCGTGTTCCGCGCGCGGAGGTTGATCGGTCCCAGCGGGGAGGTATCCGGCAGTGTAGGCGTCAGGGAGGGACGCATCGCGGCCGTCGAGGCCCTCGACGCCCCGATGCGGGGTGCCAGCACCGTCGAGCTCGCCGAGGACGAGGTGCTGCTTCCCGGGATGGTCGACAGCCACGTGCACGTCAACGATCCCGGTCGCTCCGAGTGGGAGGGGTTCCCCACCGCGACCCGCGCGGCCGCCGAGGGCGGCATCACCACGATCGTCGACATGCCGCTGAACTGCCTGCCGCCGACCATCGACGCGGAGTCGCTGGAGGTCAAGCGCAAGGTCGCCGAGAACAACGTGCACGTCGACGTCGGCTTCTGGGGCGGCGCCGTGCACGGCAACCTCGACGAGCTGCGCGGGCTGCACGAAAGCGGTGTCTACGGTTTCAAGTGCTTCCTGCTGCACTCCGGCGTCGACGAGTTCCCGCCGCTGGACTCCGCCGAGCTGGAGCGGGCGCTGCGCATCGTCGCGGAACTCGACGCGACCATGATCGTGCACGCCGAGGACTCCGAGGCCATCGAACACGCTCCCAGCGCGCACGGTGAGAACTACCGCGACTTCCTGGCCTCCCGGCCGCGCGGTGCAGAGAACATGGCCATCGCCCAAGTGCTCGAACTCGCCCGCCGCACCGGCGCCCGGGTGCACATCCTGCACCTGTCCTCCTCGGACGCGCTGCCGATGATCGCCTCGGCACGTGCCGACGGGGTGCGGGTGACCGTGGAGACCTGCCCGCACTACCTCTCCTTCGTGTCGGAGGAGATCCCGGACGGCGCCACCCAGTTCAAGTGCTGCCCGCCAGTGCGGGAGGCGGCCAACCGCGAGCTGCTGTGGCGCGGGCTGGCCGACGGCACCATCGACTGCGTGGTCAGCGACCACTCGCCGTGCACCCCGGAGCTCAAGCGGCTGGACATCGGGGACTTCGGCGTCGCCTGGGGCGGTGTCTCCAGCCTGCAGCTCGGGCTGTCCGCCGTGTGGAGCCAGGCCAGGCTCCGCGGTTTCGAACTGTCCGACGTCGTCTCCTGGATGTCCTCCGGACCGGCCAGGGTCTCCGGGCTGCGCGACAAGGGTGCCCTGGCGGTGGGCTCCGACGCCGACCTGTGCGTGTTCGCGCCGGACGACGCCTACGTCGTCGACGCGGACAAGCTCCACCACCGCAACGCGGTGAGCGCCTACCACGGGCGAGCGCTGGCCGGGGCGGTGCGGTCCACCTGGCTGCGCGGCAGGCCGATCGCCGGTCCGGAGGCCGACACCACCCCAGCGGGCAAGTTGCTCAACCGAGGAGAAGCATGA
- a CDS encoding glycerate kinase has product MTGHVLVAPDKFKGSLSAAEVADAVAVGLRGRMPSLEVRRVPVADGGDGTVRAALATGRFERLPVRVTGPTGRRVDAEIAVNRTTAVVELASASGFALLAPGEFDPLRASSHGTGELLTAALEAGVSEIVLGVGGSACTDGGAGMLTALGARLTDSGGRPLSPGGGELERLAGIDLSGLDPRLADVDLVLASDVDNPLTGPSGAAHVYGPQKGAGPEEVRRLDAALRNFAEVVGRATGESAADRPGAGAAGGVGYGALTALSARFRSGSDVVLELVGFDRDLAGAALVITGEGALDEQTLRGKVPATVAARAAKVGVPTVAVAGKCSLSEHRLRGGGFSAVYALAHLQPDPGRSIRGAAALLHRVGEHIADDFL; this is encoded by the coding sequence GTGACTGGTCATGTTCTCGTCGCGCCGGACAAGTTCAAGGGCTCGCTCTCGGCGGCCGAGGTCGCCGACGCGGTCGCCGTCGGGTTGCGTGGCAGGATGCCCTCGCTCGAGGTTCGTCGGGTCCCGGTCGCCGACGGTGGCGACGGCACCGTGCGCGCCGCGCTGGCCACCGGCCGGTTCGAGCGGCTGCCGGTGCGGGTGACCGGCCCCACCGGCAGGAGGGTGGACGCGGAGATCGCGGTGAACCGCACCACGGCGGTGGTCGAGCTCGCCTCGGCGTCCGGGTTCGCGCTGCTCGCCCCGGGGGAGTTCGATCCGCTGCGGGCGTCCAGCCACGGAACCGGTGAACTGCTCACCGCGGCCCTGGAGGCCGGGGTGAGCGAGATCGTGCTGGGCGTCGGCGGCAGTGCCTGCACCGACGGTGGGGCCGGTATGTTGACCGCCCTGGGGGCCCGGCTCACCGATTCCGGTGGTCGACCCCTGTCGCCCGGTGGTGGGGAACTCGAACGATTGGCCGGAATCGACCTGTCGGGGCTGGATCCACGACTGGCCGATGTGGACCTGGTGTTGGCTTCCGACGTGGACAACCCGCTGACCGGCCCGTCCGGGGCCGCGCACGTCTACGGACCGCAGAAGGGGGCGGGACCGGAGGAGGTGCGCCGGCTCGACGCGGCGCTACGCAACTTCGCGGAAGTCGTCGGCCGGGCCACCGGGGAGTCCGCCGCCGACCGGCCGGGAGCGGGCGCGGCGGGTGGGGTGGGCTACGGCGCCCTGACCGCGCTGTCCGCCAGGTTCCGCTCCGGCAGCGACGTGGTGCTCGAACTCGTCGGCTTCGATCGCGACCTCGCGGGTGCGGCGCTGGTGATCACCGGAGAGGGCGCGCTGGACGAGCAGACGCTGCGGGGCAAGGTCCCGGCCACCGTGGCCGCGCGGGCCGCCAAGGTCGGTGTGCCGACCGTCGCCGTGGCGGGCAAGTGCTCGCTGTCCGAGCACCGGCTGCGGGGTGGCGGCTTCTCGGCCGTGTACGCGCTGGCGCACCTGCAGCCCGACCCGGGGCGCTCCATCCGGGGGGCGGCCGCGCTCCTCCACCGGGTAGGCGAGCACATCGCCGACGACTTTCTGTGA
- the gcl gene encoding glyoxylate carboligase — protein MPKVPVMQAVVDVLESEGIDVAFGCPGAAILPLYAALEHRDIEHLTVRHEEGATHMADGWARTNGNVGVAIGTSGPAGTNMITGLYTAQADSVPILCITGQAVSSKLHQEAFQAVDIVEVARPVTKWAVQVKEAAQAPWIFREAFRVARSGRQGPVLVDLPLDVQQQEIEWDPSIDAPLPVQRVEPHQPRVERALDMLQQAERPLILSGGGVVLGEAHERLRELAELLGIPVQVTLMGKGSFPEDHELWAGMTGIQTSQRYGNQSFMESDLVLALGARFGDRHTGALEVYRGQRRFIHVDIEPTQLGKVFGPDLGIVSDTGPFLDALLETARRRSAAPRFHAWVDRVNELKKTHTRPDDYDSVPIKAPRVFREINEIFGPDTYFTTAIGLYQIWSGQFQRTHKPRHYQVCGQAGPLGWEIPAAIGVKSAEPSAEVVSVVGDYSFQFLVEELAVAAQYDVGFVVIMLNNEYLGLIRMAEQGYGMNTEVDLHYDEHGTDNVKVMEAYGCSGRRVLDPAELGETIEWARKEAAATSRPVLVEVMIEREANTANGVRIDAMNEPEPVD, from the coding sequence ATGCCGAAGGTTCCCGTCATGCAGGCTGTCGTCGACGTCCTCGAATCCGAGGGGATCGACGTCGCGTTCGGCTGCCCAGGCGCGGCCATCCTGCCGCTGTACGCGGCCCTGGAGCACCGCGACATCGAGCACCTGACCGTGCGCCACGAGGAGGGTGCCACCCACATGGCCGACGGGTGGGCCCGCACCAACGGCAACGTGGGGGTGGCCATCGGGACCTCCGGGCCCGCGGGCACCAACATGATCACCGGGCTCTACACCGCCCAGGCCGACTCCGTGCCGATCCTGTGCATCACCGGCCAGGCCGTTTCCAGCAAGCTGCACCAGGAAGCCTTCCAGGCCGTCGACATCGTCGAGGTCGCCCGGCCGGTCACCAAGTGGGCCGTGCAGGTCAAGGAGGCAGCCCAGGCGCCCTGGATCTTCCGGGAGGCGTTCCGGGTGGCCCGTTCCGGCAGGCAGGGCCCGGTACTGGTCGACCTGCCGCTGGACGTCCAGCAGCAGGAGATCGAGTGGGACCCCAGCATCGACGCGCCGCTGCCGGTGCAGCGGGTGGAGCCGCACCAGCCCCGCGTGGAACGCGCACTGGACATGCTGCAGCAGGCGGAGCGCCCGCTGATCCTCTCCGGTGGCGGTGTGGTGCTGGGTGAGGCCCACGAGCGGCTGCGCGAACTCGCCGAGCTGCTGGGGATCCCGGTCCAGGTCACGCTGATGGGCAAGGGGTCGTTCCCGGAGGACCACGAGCTGTGGGCCGGTATGACCGGTATCCAGACCAGCCAGCGCTACGGCAACCAGTCCTTCATGGAGTCAGATCTGGTGCTGGCGCTGGGTGCCCGGTTCGGGGACCGGCACACCGGGGCGCTGGAAGTGTACAGGGGACAGCGTCGGTTCATCCACGTCGACATCGAGCCCACCCAGCTCGGCAAGGTGTTCGGGCCCGACCTGGGCATCGTCTCGGACACCGGCCCGTTCCTGGACGCGCTGCTGGAGACCGCCAGGCGGCGTTCGGCCGCTCCCCGGTTCCACGCGTGGGTGGACCGGGTCAACGAGCTCAAGAAGACCCACACCAGGCCGGACGACTACGACAGCGTCCCGATCAAGGCCCCGAGGGTGTTCCGGGAGATCAACGAGATCTTCGGGCCGGACACCTACTTCACCACGGCGATCGGGCTGTACCAGATCTGGTCCGGCCAGTTCCAGCGCACCCACAAGCCGAGGCACTACCAGGTGTGCGGCCAGGCCGGTCCGCTCGGCTGGGAGATCCCGGCCGCGATCGGGGTGAAGTCGGCCGAGCCGTCGGCCGAGGTCGTATCGGTGGTCGGGGACTACTCCTTCCAGTTCCTGGTGGAGGAGCTGGCGGTGGCCGCGCAGTACGACGTGGGCTTCGTGGTCATCATGCTCAACAACGAGTACCTGGGCCTGATCAGGATGGCCGAGCAGGGGTACGGCATGAACACCGAGGTCGACCTGCACTACGACGAGCACGGCACGGACAACGTGAAGGTGATGGAGGCCTACGGCTGCTCCGGTCGCCGCGTGTTGGACCCCGCCGAACTCGGCGAGACCATCGAGTGGGCCCGCAAGGAGGCGGCGGCCACCAGCAGGCCGGTGCTGGTCGAGGTGATGATCGAGCGCGAGGCGAACACGGCCAACGGGGTTCGCATCGACGCGATGAACGAGCCGGAACCGGTCGACTGA
- a CDS encoding 2-hydroxy-3-oxopropionate reductase, which yields MTKVGFVGLGIMGGPMAANLVDAGYEVTGYNRSSAKVEKLVAAGGKGASTIAEAVSDAEVIVTMLPDSPDVESAVLGDDGVLAHAPDGALLIDCSTIRPEVSRAVAEQAAKQGVRALDAPVSGGEQGAIDGALSIMVGGETDAFEAAAGVFDVVGKTVVHVGPAGSGQTVKAANQLIVAGNIALVSEALTFLEAQGVDTESAFQVLGGGLAGSKVLDAKNKGMRERSFKPGFRIELHHKDLGILQSAARESGVATPVGSLVAQLMAAAVAQGDGSLDHSGLFRQIARLSGRE from the coding sequence ATGACCAAGGTAGGATTCGTCGGACTCGGCATCATGGGTGGCCCGATGGCGGCCAACCTCGTCGACGCCGGGTACGAGGTCACCGGCTACAACCGCAGCAGCGCCAAGGTCGAGAAGCTGGTCGCGGCGGGCGGCAAGGGAGCGAGCACCATCGCCGAGGCCGTCTCCGACGCCGAGGTGATCGTGACCATGCTGCCCGACTCGCCGGACGTCGAGAGCGCGGTGCTCGGCGACGACGGGGTGCTGGCACACGCCCCGGACGGTGCGCTGCTGATCGACTGCAGCACCATCCGCCCCGAGGTCTCGCGCGCGGTCGCCGAGCAGGCCGCCAAACAGGGCGTCCGGGCACTGGACGCCCCGGTCAGCGGCGGGGAGCAGGGCGCCATCGACGGCGCGCTGTCCATCATGGTCGGCGGCGAGACCGACGCGTTCGAGGCGGCGGCCGGGGTGTTCGACGTGGTCGGCAAAACCGTGGTGCACGTCGGACCAGCCGGTTCGGGACAGACGGTCAAGGCCGCCAACCAGCTCATCGTGGCGGGCAACATCGCGCTCGTCAGCGAGGCCCTGACGTTCCTGGAGGCCCAGGGGGTCGACACCGAGTCGGCCTTCCAGGTGCTCGGTGGCGGGCTGGCCGGGAGCAAGGTGCTCGACGCCAAGAACAAGGGCATGCGCGAGCGCAGCTTCAAGCCGGGATTCCGCATCGAGCTGCACCACAAGGACCTGGGAATCCTGCAGAGCGCGGCCCGCGAGTCCGGGGTGGCCACTCCGGTCGGGAGCCTGGTCGCGCAGCTCATGGCGGCGGCCGTGGCCCAGGGGGACGGTTCGCTGGACCACTCCGGGCTGTTCCGGCAGATCGCCCGGCTCAGCGGCAGGGAGTGA
- a CDS encoding hydroxypyruvate isomerase family protein — protein MHRFPYAVNTSILFTELDVLSRPAAAKAAGFDAVEFWWPFSEAVPGDGEVDKFVRAVEDAGVSLVGLNFFAGDMPAGDRGVLSHPARSTEFRDNVDVAVGIGARLGCTAFNALYGNRLEGVRPEEQDAAAVENLTVAAKAAARIDGTVLIEPVSGTPSYPLKKADEAVAVIDRVRESGGVDNLRLLFDLYHLITNGDDPEAAIDEHAARIGHVQIADAPGRNEPGTGQVDFDHYFAKLQRAGYRGYVALEYKPSGTSADSFGWIY, from the coding sequence ATGCATCGCTTCCCGTACGCAGTCAACACGTCGATCCTGTTCACCGAGCTCGACGTGTTGTCCCGGCCGGCCGCCGCCAAGGCGGCGGGCTTCGACGCCGTCGAGTTCTGGTGGCCGTTCTCCGAGGCCGTGCCCGGTGACGGGGAAGTCGACAAGTTCGTCCGGGCCGTCGAGGACGCGGGCGTCTCCCTGGTGGGGCTGAACTTCTTCGCCGGGGACATGCCCGCCGGTGACCGGGGCGTTCTCTCGCACCCCGCCAGGTCCACCGAGTTCCGCGACAACGTCGACGTGGCCGTGGGGATCGGCGCCCGGCTGGGGTGCACCGCGTTCAACGCCCTCTACGGCAACCGGCTCGAAGGAGTGCGGCCCGAGGAGCAGGACGCCGCCGCCGTGGAGAACCTGACCGTCGCCGCGAAGGCCGCCGCGCGCATCGACGGCACCGTGCTGATCGAACCGGTCAGCGGCACCCCGAGCTACCCGCTCAAGAAGGCCGACGAAGCGGTGGCCGTCATCGACCGCGTGCGGGAGTCGGGTGGGGTGGACAACCTGCGCCTGCTGTTCGACCTGTACCACCTGATCACCAACGGTGACGATCCCGAGGCCGCCATCGACGAGCACGCCGCGCGGATCGGGCACGTCCAGATCGCCGACGCCCCGGGGCGCAACGAGCCCGGCACCGGACAGGTCGACTTCGACCACTACTTCGCCAAGCTGCAGCGCGCGGGCTACCGCGGTTACGTGGCACTGGAGTACAAGCCCAGCGGGACGAGCGCCGACAGCTTCGGCTGGATCTATTGA
- a CDS encoding thiamine-binding protein: MRLRAEFTTEPFEGEGEPPTHAAVARDALREAGLEPEFGPLGTAISGDRETVLPALSAVLEQTLEAGADRITMQVSVDDTPLDG; the protein is encoded by the coding sequence ATGAGACTGAGAGCCGAGTTCACGACGGAACCGTTCGAGGGCGAGGGCGAACCACCGACGCACGCCGCCGTGGCACGGGACGCGCTGCGCGAGGCCGGCCTGGAACCGGAGTTCGGGCCGCTGGGAACGGCCATCAGCGGCGACCGGGAAACAGTACTGCCCGCCCTGTCGGCGGTGCTGGAACAAACCCTGGAGGCGGGCGCGGACCGGATAACCATGCAGGTCAGCGTCGACGACACACCCCTGGACGGCTGA
- a CDS encoding helix-turn-helix domain-containing protein: protein MHPLTSAIQPLLSRIGARAVPLEERRPDDVLLYWEGSPAVAVRLPSEELTSALDRLITQVESELGASLPDLSRADKQRAVRLLEERGAFTLRKSVESVAKKLGVSRFTVYNYLNRERS from the coding sequence GTGCACCCGCTGACTTCCGCGATCCAACCGCTGCTCAGCCGGATCGGCGCCAGAGCGGTGCCGCTGGAGGAGCGCAGACCCGACGACGTACTGCTCTACTGGGAGGGAAGCCCGGCCGTGGCCGTGCGGCTGCCCAGCGAGGAGCTCACCAGCGCGCTGGACCGGCTGATCACGCAGGTGGAGTCCGAGCTCGGCGCGAGCCTGCCCGACCTCTCCCGGGCCGACAAGCAGCGCGCGGTGCGCCTGCTGGAGGAACGCGGCGCTTTCACGCTGCGCAAGTCGGTGGAGTCGGTCGCCAAGAAACTCGGCGTCAGCCGCTTCACCGTGTACAACTACCTCAACCGGGAGCGCTCCTAG